The following coding sequences lie in one Salmo salar chromosome ssa13, Ssal_v3.1, whole genome shotgun sequence genomic window:
- the cf105 gene encoding CF105 protein yields the protein MATTMSWGSYLLIHVVIFSWYVFTLSANCSLKITQGHPGAKTYGGRWKYLTFLNLVLQTVFFGLVVLIDIIHLILPSKNLRCGVPLLLVKLRDTIFTIWAFPIGTFVFLSFWSIYHYNRELVFPKFLDDIIPIWLNHAMHTVTLPLALLQMYIQPHRYGSKMRGLLGLSVLAVLYLGWVLWVHHVAGIWVYPIMERLSPMGLVIFLGVSSITMAPLYLLGEKLNHKIWKSTAVSAGPQRKKKK from the exons ATGGCTACGACCATGTCGTGGGGATCATATCTCCTCATTCATGTAGTAATATTTTCATGGTATGTCTTTACCTTATCGGCGAATTGCTCATTGAAAATCACACAGGGCCACCCAGGAGCTAAAACATATGGAGGCCGCTGGAAATATCTGACTTTCCTCAATCTG GTTTTGCAGACAGTGTTCTTCGGACTCGTTGTTTTGATTGACATTATCCACCTGATATTGCCATCCAAAAATTTGAGGTGTGGTGTACCTCTCCTCCTAGTGAAATTAAGAGACACCATTTTCACTATTTGGGCTTTTCCTATTGGGACA TTTGTGTTCTTGTCCTTCTGGTCGATATATCACTACAACAGAGAGCTGGTGTTTCCAAAGTTTCTAGATGACATTATTCCTATCTGGTTGAACCATGCTATG CATACTGTCACCCTGCCATTGGCGCTGTTGCAGATGTATATTCAGCCTCATAGATATGGCAGCAAGATGAGAGGCCTTCTAGGTCTGTCCGTCTTAGCTGTTCTTTATCTGGGATG GGTTCTGTGGGTGCACCATGTGGCTGGTATCTGGGTGTACCCCATCATGGAGCGCCTGAGTCCTATGGGCCTGGTGATATTCCTAGGGGTGTCGTCCATCACCATGGCCCCCCTCTACCTGCTGGGGGAGAAACTCAACCACAAGATCTGGAAGAGCACTGCAGTATCCGCAG ggcctcagagaaagaagaagaaataA